From Anopheles funestus chromosome 3RL, idAnoFuneDA-416_04, whole genome shotgun sequence, a single genomic window includes:
- the LOC125771895 gene encoding adenosine deaminase-like protein produces the protein MDFYRLVPKIELHAHLNGSLSNSTLAELRELKYGKEVPSGIDDCFYKILHGESLTLEECFKKFQYAHDLTDRSEALERATQRVIEDFANDNVIYLELRTTPKCTAQMSKREYLTTVLEVIRKTSTNQPGIIVKLLPSIDRSKGVLEAMQNVDLAIELSSLFPGTIPGFDLSGNPFGTQFADFVPALEKARKNGFRLALHCGEFEDVQEVKQMFALGVDRIGHGTFIDGENLAFASKHKIPFECCLTSNVKCKTVPSYEAHHVAKLMKINQPVCICTDDFGVFETSLSQELCICANMFNLSNAQIVELQRNAVEYSFASEEEKQRLRNKIDQFSKTEVV, from the exons ATGGATTTTTACCGCTTAGTACCAAAAATC GAATTGCATGCCCATCTGAATGGATCGCTCAGCAACAGTACCCTGGCGGAGCTGCGTGAGCTGAAGTACGGAAAGGAGGTACCGAGCGGAATCGACGAttgcttttacaaaattttacacGGTGAATCTCTCACCCTGGAAGA ATGTTTTAAGAAGTTTCAATACGCACACGATTTGACCGATCGTTCGGAAGCTCTCGAACGTGCGACACAGCGTGTGATTGAGGACTTTGCCAACGATAACGTGATTTATCTAGAGCTCCGGACAACACCGAAATGCACAgcacaaatgtcaaaacggGAATATCTTACTACGGTGCTGGAAGTGATAAg AAAAACATCCACAAACCAGCCGGGAATTATCGTAAAACTATTACCCTCTATCGATCGATCCAAGGGCGTTTTGGAAGCGATGCAAAATGTAGACCTTGCCATTGAACTGAGCTCCCTGTTTCCCGGAACAATTCCTGGGTTCGATTTGAGCGGAAATCCTTTTGGTACTCAATTTGCCGACTTTGTTCCGGCGTTGGAAAAGGCGCGGAAGAACGGTTTTCGTTTAGCGTTGCACTGTGGCGAATTTGAGGATGTGCAGGAAGTGAAGCAAATGTTTGCGCTCGGTGTGGACCGTATCGGACATGGGACGTTTATAGATG GGGAGAACCTTGCCTTTGCtagtaaacataaaattccATTCGAGTGTTGTCTTACGAGCAATGTAAAATGCAAAACTGTCCCATCGTACGAAGCTCATCACGTTGcgaaattgatgaaaataaatcaacccgTCTGCATATGT ACGGACGATTTCGGTGTGTTCGAAACGAGCCTATCGCAGGAACTGTGCATTTGTGCAAACATGTTTAATCTCTCAAACGCACAGATAGTGGAACTGCAACGAAATGCGGTTGAGTATTCTTTCGCTAGtgaggaggaaaaacaaaggCTGCGCAACAAAATTGACCAATTCTCCAAAACCGAAGTTGTGTAA
- the LOC125771902 gene encoding GTP-binding protein Rit2, with translation MAGDFSGCTARKKNRAQSIEYNPVKTDGSGENSKQPTNPLTTRSGLRVYKIVILGDGGVGKSAVTLQFVSHSFLDYHDPTIEDSYQQQAVIDGEAALLDILDTAGQVEFTAMRDQYMRCGEGFIICYSVTDRHSFQEASEYRKLIARVRLTEDIPLVLVANKLDLQSQRKVTTEEGKTLAKQFGCPFYETSAALRHYIDEAFFSLVREIRRKEEQRTLNGGSSSEKIHPRRRSRWWRLRSIFALVFRRRRNVTGINQ, from the exons ATGGCAGGCGACTTTTCAGGCTGCACAGCACGAAAGAAAAATCGGGCACAATCCATCGAGTACAATCCGGTCAAAACGGATGGCAGTGGGGAGAACTCAAAGCAACCTACGAACCCCTTAACGACCAGGAGCGGCTTGCGAGTGTACAAGATTGTCATTCTGGGCGACGGAGGTGTCGGAAAATCGG CTGTTACCCTCCAGTTCGTGAGCCACAGCTTCCTAGACTATCATGACCCAACGATTGAGGACTCGTATCAACAGCAGGCCGTCATCGACGGGGAAGCCGCCCTGCTCGATATACTGGATACGGCCGGACAGGTGGAATTCACCGCCATGCGCGATCAGTACATGCGTTGCGGGGAGGGTTTCATCATATGCTACTCGGTCACTGATCGCCACAGCTTTCAGGAGGCGTCCGAGTATCGAAAGTTGATCGCACGTGTACGGCTCACTGAAGATATTCCTCTGGTGCTGGTGGCGAACAAGCTCGACTTACAATCGCAAAGAAAGGTCACGACCGAGGAAGGTAAAACGCTGGCGAAGCAGTTCGGTTGTCCGTTCTATGAAACATCCGCCGCTCTGAGACATTACATCGATGAGGCGTTTTTCTCACTAGTGCGTGAGATAAGGCGAAAAGAGGAACAACGG ACGCTGAATGGTGGTTCCAGCTCTGAAAAGATACATCCGAGGCGGCGCAGCCGTTGGTGGCGGTTACGGTCAATATTTGCTCTTGTTTTTAGACGCCGCCGAAATGTTACCGGTATCAATCAATAG